In Burkholderia contaminans, the following proteins share a genomic window:
- a CDS encoding FMN-binding glutamate synthase family protein, whose protein sequence is MFSRRYIAMWCAVLLFVAVAALAARHTIAWLWLVIPAALVALGLYDLKQDRHAILRNYPLWGHFRFLFEFIRPEIRQYFVEDDTDEKPFSRAQRSLVYQRAKNVADNRPYGTELNVKAVAHEWISHSLAPTKLPNHDFRIRVGANRAQPYDISIFNISAMSFGSLSANAIRSLNLGAKKGGFAHDTGEGSLSKYHRENGGDIIWEIASGYFGCRNDDGTFNPDKFAKQAADPQVKMIEVKLSQGAKPGHGGVLPAAKITPEIAETRGVPMGKDCISPATHSEFSTPRGLLEFVERLRTLSGGKPTGFKLCIGHPWEFFGIAKAMLETGIVPDFIVVDGAEGGTGAAPLEFTDHVGVPLQEGLLLVHNTLVGIGVRDRVKLGASGKIITAFDIARTLAIGADWVNSARGFMFAVGCIQAQHCHTDRCPTGVATQDPVRQRALVVPDKAERVYNFHRNTLHALQELVQAAGLAHPSELRAHHIVQRVAPHEVRLMSQLLKYLKPGALLDGQTCGFSLYDKWWPIARSDSFTLGEAVYASIE, encoded by the coding sequence CGGCGCTCGCTGCCCGGCACACGATCGCGTGGCTGTGGCTCGTAATCCCGGCCGCCCTCGTCGCCCTCGGCCTGTACGACCTGAAGCAGGACCGCCACGCGATCCTGCGCAACTATCCGCTCTGGGGCCACTTCCGCTTCCTGTTCGAATTCATCCGACCTGAAATCCGCCAGTATTTCGTCGAGGACGACACCGACGAGAAGCCGTTCTCGCGCGCGCAGCGCAGCCTCGTCTACCAGCGCGCGAAGAACGTCGCCGACAACCGGCCGTACGGCACCGAGCTGAACGTGAAGGCCGTCGCGCACGAATGGATCAGCCACTCGCTCGCACCGACGAAGCTGCCGAACCACGATTTCCGTATCCGCGTCGGCGCGAACCGCGCGCAGCCGTACGACATTTCGATCTTCAACATCTCGGCGATGAGCTTCGGCTCGCTGTCCGCGAACGCGATCCGCTCGCTGAACCTCGGCGCGAAGAAAGGCGGTTTCGCGCACGACACGGGCGAAGGCTCGCTGTCGAAGTACCACCGCGAAAACGGCGGCGACATCATCTGGGAAATCGCGTCCGGCTACTTCGGCTGCCGAAACGACGACGGCACGTTCAATCCCGACAAGTTCGCGAAGCAGGCCGCCGATCCGCAGGTCAAGATGATCGAGGTGAAGCTGTCGCAAGGTGCGAAGCCCGGCCACGGCGGCGTGCTGCCGGCTGCGAAGATCACGCCGGAAATCGCCGAGACGCGCGGCGTGCCGATGGGCAAGGACTGCATCTCGCCCGCGACGCACTCGGAGTTCTCGACGCCGCGCGGGCTGCTCGAATTCGTCGAACGGCTGCGCACGCTGTCGGGCGGCAAGCCGACCGGCTTCAAGCTGTGCATCGGCCATCCGTGGGAATTCTTCGGGATCGCGAAGGCGATGCTCGAAACCGGCATCGTGCCGGACTTCATCGTCGTCGACGGCGCGGAAGGCGGCACCGGTGCGGCGCCGCTCGAATTCACCGACCACGTCGGCGTGCCGCTGCAGGAAGGGCTGCTGCTCGTGCACAACACGCTCGTCGGGATCGGCGTGCGCGATCGCGTGAAGCTCGGCGCGAGCGGCAAGATCATCACCGCGTTCGACATCGCGCGTACGCTCGCGATCGGCGCGGACTGGGTGAACTCGGCGCGCGGCTTCATGTTCGCGGTCGGTTGTATCCAGGCGCAGCACTGCCATACCGACCGCTGCCCGACCGGCGTCGCGACGCAGGACCCGGTGCGCCAGCGCGCGCTCGTCGTGCCCGACAAGGCCGAGCGCGTGTACAACTTCCACCGCAATACGCTGCACGCGCTGCAGGAGCTCGTGCAGGCGGCCGGCCTCGCGCATCCGTCGGAGCTGCGCGCGCATCACATCGTGCAGCGGGTCGCGCCGCATGAAGTACGACTGATGTCGCAGTTGCTGAAGTACCTGAAGCCCGGCGCGCTGCTCGACGGCCAGACCTGCGGCTTCTCGCTGTACGACAAGTGGTGGCCGATTGC